The DNA sequence GCGGATCGGGATGGGGAGAATAATGTCATGATTCAAAAATTACTATTACTACTATGTCTTTTCGTTTGTAGCCTAGTTGCACCAGCCGCTTTTGGCGAGGATGTTTTAAGTGACACAAGCGATAAGGCGACTAGCAAGGAGCCTGAAAAGGTAACGTTGGTAATAACTGCTACGCGTGTAGAAAGTGAGGTAAAAGACATTGGAAGTTCTGTTTCTGTTATTACCGGCGAGGAACTTAGGGAAAAGCAATATCACTTCGTCTTAGATGCTTTAAGGGCAGTGCCAGGTGTTGAGATTAGGCGTTCTGGCGGATTGGGCAGCGAAACGTCAATTTTTATTAGAGGCACAGACTCGGACCATGCGTTGCTCATGGTGGATGGAGTTCAGGTTCACGATCCGTCCTCGCCGTCCTCGACGGCAGTGCTTAATCACCTATCGACTAGCGATGTAGAAAGAATCGAAATAGTGCGAGGGCCACAGAGCACTGTGTATGGTTCGGAAGCAATAGGCGGAGTCATAAATATTATCACTAAAAAGGGTTCTGGCGATCCTACGGCTGTTCTGTCGGCTGAGGGAGGTTCTTTTAATACATTTAGCGAAGAGGCAAATCTCAGTGGCGGAAAAGACGCCTTTTATTACTCCGCAAGCTTGTCGCGTGTCGATAGTGCTGGCTTTTCGTCTCGAACAGATGATGCCGAAGATGATTCGTATCGCAATACGGCTTTTAGCGGAAGGTTAGGGACTCGAGTGAACGAGTCTCTTAACTTAGATTTTGTATTGCGCTACATAAAGGCATATAGCGAGTTCGATGTTGGAGATGATGTTAGTTTGTCTAACAGCGATGTCAATCAGCTAATAGCAAGAGCGCAGCCACAACTCACGCTATTTGACGGTCTGTGGCAGCAACAGCTAAATCTATCAGTGCACGCAATCGAGCGAGACAATGAAGGCTTGGGTTTTTCGCTCCCATCGGAGTTTAGAGGACGGATTTTTGGCGTCGATTGGCAGCATAGTCTCTTTCTTCACGAGAACCATTCTTTAGTTGTTGGGACTGATTTTGAGTATCAGGATTCTAGGAGCGAAGTGTCGGAGTTTCCGTCAATCGAGCCGGATGTGCACAATGTAGCGTTGTATATTCAGGATCTAGTGAAATATGGCGAGCAGTTTAACGCTGCGATAGGATTTCGCCTAGATGAGCACGAGCAATTTGGAACACAAGCTACGTATCGCTTAACGGGCAGTTACGAATTTCAAAACACAAATACCTTGCTGCGAGGCAGTGTGGGCAGCGGTTTTAAAGCGCCATCGCTGAATGAATTGTTCGATTCGTCCTTTGACTCAAATAATCCAAATCTACAGCCTGAGGAGTCTGTAGGATTTGATGTTGGCGTCGAACAGGAGATACTGCCGGAGCTGATATCGGTAGGTGCCACCTACTTTTACAATGACATAGACAATGCCATAGTGTCGGTGTTCGTCGATCCAAATTTCACAAGTATTAACGTAGAGCGGGTAGCGACAAACGGAGTTGAAACATTTCTAAGGCTCGATTTGTTAGAAAACTTGAGAGGTCGCTTGCACTATACATACACGGACACGGAGGCAAGGCATGCCGCTAGTTTTGGAATTTCCGATGGGTCGCGACTTCTAAGGCGCCCAAATCACAGTTTGGGAGCAGATTTAGATGTGGCGTTTTTTGATCGCAGAATGCAAACGGGTTTGGGCTTTACTTATGTTGGCGAGCGCGCAGATATAGATCCGATTACTTTCTCAACTGTTCGAGCTGATGACTATATGTTGGTACATTTTAGGAGTTCTGTAAGAGTGTTGGGCAATTGGGAGATTTTTGCTAGAGTCGAGAATCTCTTAGACGAGGATTACGAAGAGATATTGGGTTTTAACAGCCCCGGCATTAGTGCTTATGGCGGAGTAAGGGTAAGCTTTTAACGAAGATGTAAGTAAATACAAAGTCGCTATTTTGCAGTACTCCTATATCGCAAGTGGAGTGTTTTTTTAAATCTTCACTTAAGCTAGTTAGTAAAGTAGCGCGAAACTGTTGGGAAGCATCGTCCCAAAATAGTTCTACATCCTTAAAGCCAATGTGGCATTTGCAGAGAGGATGCAGGGCTTTATAGATGCTTTCTTTGGCAGAGAATAAGGATATTGACATCCGCGTTCTGGTAAAGGTGTCGCTATATGTATCTAGCCATGCACTTTCACTTGCTGTGCAAATGCGTTTAGAGATCTGGGATATGGGCTTTCGGTTTAGTTGTTCGAGATCTATGCCTATAGTGCAGGCTCTATCTGTCGTAGCTACGGCTGCAATGGCCCAGTGGTTTGAATGAGTAATAGAGCCAACAACGCCTTGTGGCCAAATAGGCTGTGCCTTGTCGCCTCGAGCAATATGTGGCACGTCCACAAGACCTATTTGCCGAAGGGCTAGACTGGCAGCGTCGCGACCGAGCAGAAACTCCTTCTGTCGACTGTTGTTTAAGACAGCACTCGCTTGTGGCTCTTTGTTTGCCTGCAACTCAGCTGTTCGCTCAGCATGTTCAGCTAAAACCACAAAGCCAAATGTATTAGGAAACGGTGAGGAAAACATGCTATAGTCTACCGCATGATAAGAGCCGATACTAGTACTTTGCAGAAACAGCAGGTTTCGCCTGAGATCCTTAGTAGAAGTGTTGCTAGCTGCCTTTATGGGCCGGATGAGTGGCGTCTGGTGCGCAAAATAATACTAATTAATTTGCTTGTTTTGTTGGTTCGACCGCAGCACAGTATCCCTATGTTAGGTGTGCTTTTTATGCCCTTGATTTTAAGTTTGATTCCACTGCCATTTTGGCTCACTCAGGTAACTCAAAATTGGACACGGCATATGAAGCTAATGTTTGCTTTTGTAGTGTTCGGAGCACTATGGGTTCCTTTTGCCACTAATAATCATTGGGCCTTTCATACGTGGCGAGATATTGCACAGCAGTTCATTTGTTTCTTCTTCCCCATGATAGCGTTCTTGTCATACGGGAGGCATTTAAGAACTATGGCACTCTTAATTGTATTTATCGCAGTTTATCTCTCGATATATGGCATGACTCATGTTGGGACTGGGCCTGGATCGTTTTTGAAAGACGAAAATGACTTGTGTTTAGCGTTGGTGGTTTTTCTTCCCGTACCCGTATTCCTACTATATTCTAGGCGGTCTTATTTGTTTAAGGCGGCGATGGTAGTTAGTATACTGCTTATTTTAGGTGGCATAGTAGTAACTGAGTCTAGAGGTGGCTTTGTCGGCCTAGTCGCAGTGGCGTTTTATTTGTTCTATCGATCCAGAAGGAAGCTAACTATTTTGTGCTTAGTTGCAATAGTGGCGGTTTCTGCTTATTGCTTTGTCCCTCAGAGCTATTGGAAAGAAATGTCAACTATTAAGGACACAGGCGGAGGAACTGCTAAGGCTAGAATGGACACGTGGAAGTTAGCCGTTAAAGCGTGGTCCGATCCAAAAAATACGCTTGCCGGAGTCGGTATGGGTAATGCGCGATGGGTAATCGGGCATTACGAGTTGGCGCACGCAAGGACGGAGGAAGGCCGAAGTTTTGCCGGAAGGGCAATGCACTCTCTCTATATGGAACTATTGCTTGACTTGGGAGTACTGGGAGTTATTCTTTTTGCAAGTATTGTTTGGGTCAGTTTTCGTGGCAATAGCAGAAATCAGCTCAAGTTGAATAACTATTTTAAGCGCCTGAACTCTGTTGGTTATTATCTTGCTAAGAAATATCGAGATGTAGGTGTAGTCCCTGGCGGAAAGGAAGAGGTAAGGCTTGAATTCGAGCCTTCGCCTAACGACTTGTCTATGGAAATAAGGAAAAAATTAGAGCGTTCTTGTGGAGAAACCATGAGGTATATTGCTGAAGCAGGCGAGATGCTTAGTGCGCTTAATGCGGGTTGGATAGGTGTGTTGTCAGCGGGTGCTTTTATTTCGGTTTTATACTACCCACCGCTTTGGTTGTTAGCTGCCTTGTCGGCAACGTTTCACCTATATATAGCTCGGCTATCGCATTCTTTGGAGCCATTCCTCGATTGCGTTGAAAATTCGCAACTTGGTAACGAAACGGCATGAGCTTATGGATAGCGATGTAATCATCATAGGGGCTGGCGCATTAGGCGTTAGCTTGGCGTATCATCTAGCGGCGCGAAAACGTAAAAGTTTAGTATTAGAACGGGAACCGTCTTATGCCTATCATGCGTCGGGCAAGAATGCTGGAATGATTCGGCAGTTATACCGCCATCCCCAGCTAACAGCATGGGCACATAGATCTGTAGCCGAGTGGCCAGATGTAGTGAAGTCGAGAATTTTTAACCAAGCTGGCTCTATGATCGTGGGGCGCGTAGCTCCAGGCCATCACGAGTGGCTTTTCGAGACAGAAACACTAAGCCAAACTTCTCAGGGTGTTTCTAAGTTGGTTCCAGCGGTTCGCACTGTTTCTGATGGGTTGATAGATCCGAGCCTTTATGTGGACGCTCTGTATAAGCTTACGGATAGGGAATACGCGCGGTATCTTTTTAATCATAGTGTCAAGGCGATCGAAAAAGAAAAGTCGGTTTGGAGTGTCGTAGCTAACGATGGACGAAAGTTTTCGGCACCATGGATTGTAAACGCCGCTGGTGCCTGGGCACATGACTTTCTTTTTCCACAGGCGGATAATTGTGTTATGGCTCGTCCGTATGCTAGGCACTTGTTTGTGGTCGAGGGTTGGGAAAGGGGTTATATGCCTGTCCCAAAGGTGGGTTATTATTGGGATGAGGTTTCCGAGTGGTATTTAAGGCGATGGGACGAAAACTCGCGCTTGGTTTCTATATGCGACAAGACGGCTGTTTGCCCACGTTTATTTTGTCCCACTCAAGGTATAGCGGAGAAGCTTTCCCGAAAACTTATCGCCTCACTGGGCTCAATTGCCGACAATTTGAGATTAAGTCGGTATTGGCATTGTTTTAGAATGTATACCGCTGATCTTCTTCCGATTTGGGGGGAAGATTCGCTTTCTCCAGGGCTTTTTTGGCTGGCAGCTTTTGGTGGTTTTGGAATGTCTACTTCCTATGCAGCGACAGAAGATGCAGCAAAATATATATGTGGACAAAATGTCAATATTTCCGCAGACTTTTTGCCAAATAGGGAGAACCTGCTGGCCGATGCGCACAATGCTCGGTAAGATAAGGCGAAATGAAAAATATTGCTTTAACAAGTCTATTCTTAGGAGTTTTCTTTATTTCGCTATCGGTGCAACGCGATCGCAATGCGTTTGCAGGAGAAGAAGTTGTAACGGCATCGCTGATTAGTGATAGAGAGAGCGTTCAGCCAGGTGGAAAAGATTCGCTGCCATCTGCACGCATAGGCGTATTGTTCGAGATTGCTAAGGGTTGGCATATTTACTGGTTTAACAGCGGGGATGCTGGCATGCCAACGCGCGTTCGGTGGAAATTGCCGGATGGCTGGACGGCGGGCGAACTCAAATGGCCAGTTCCGGTAGATATTACAGAGAAAGGCAATTTGAGAACGCGCGGGTATTTTAACAGCGTTTTGTTGCAGTCCAATTTGTATCCAGTTGAAGAGATACCGTCCGAGGATGAGCTAATTGAGATTGGAGCAGAGGTTAGTTGGTTAGCTTGCAAAGATATATGTATTCCCGGGAGTGCGACTTTAAAAACAAGGCTTAAATTTTCATCAGTTTTGCCTCTCGAGCCTTCTAGCTATTTTGATTTGTTTGAACATGGTCGCACTGACACAAATGTTATAGTAGCAAATGCAAGCTCAGTGGATAGGTCTATAGCAGATTCTTATTCATGGACAGGATTAGTTCGAGCGATAATTTGTGCATTTGTTGCTGGATTATTGCTGAATTTTATGCCCTGTGTTTTGCCCATAATTAGCATTAAGGTGCTTGGCTTTATCAAACAGGCTCACGCGTCTAGGTTGCAGAGACAGCTTTCTGCATGGGCATTTTCTGCCGGCATACTGTTTTCCTTTTTAGTGCTCGCCATTGCGGTAAACATTCTGAGGGGGGTCGGCCGCGAGATCGGCTGGGGGTTCCAATTTCAGGAGCCTGTGTTCGTGTTTATTTTAATGCTGGTCGTATTTGTCTTAAGTCTAGGTTTTTTTGATATTTATACTTTTCGCTTGCCCTACATGCAGGAGGCGCATCGCTTTACGTCACGACTTACTCCATCGCTCGCACAGCACTTTATGGATGGCATTCTTGCCACTGCGCTAGCGACTCCATGTACTGCACCATTTTTAGGGACGGCTCTGGCGTTTGCTTTTGTGCAGTCCTCGCTTTCTACGATAATCATTTTTCTCTCAATTGGTTTAGGTCTATCACTGCCTTATGTTCTATGCTGTGCCTTTCCCATAGCGCTTAAATTCTTGCCTAAACCCGGGCCTTGGATGAATAGGTTTAGGCAGCTTATGGGTTTTTCATTGCTCGGAACGGCAATTTGGCTTCTCTTTGTGCTCGATAGGCTAACAGAAGATGGTACTATTTGGGCTGTTGTGTTAGCGGCGCTGTTTTATTTTTGTG is a window from the Deltaproteobacteria bacterium genome containing:
- a CDS encoding TonB-dependent receptor; this encodes MIQKLLLLLCLFVCSLVAPAAFGEDVLSDTSDKATSKEPEKVTLVITATRVESEVKDIGSSVSVITGEELREKQYHFVLDALRAVPGVEIRRSGGLGSETSIFIRGTDSDHALLMVDGVQVHDPSSPSSTAVLNHLSTSDVERIEIVRGPQSTVYGSEAIGGVINIITKKGSGDPTAVLSAEGGSFNTFSEEANLSGGKDAFYYSASLSRVDSAGFSSRTDDAEDDSYRNTAFSGRLGTRVNESLNLDFVLRYIKAYSEFDVGDDVSLSNSDVNQLIARAQPQLTLFDGLWQQQLNLSVHAIERDNEGLGFSLPSEFRGRIFGVDWQHSLFLHENHSLVVGTDFEYQDSRSEVSEFPSIEPDVHNVALYIQDLVKYGEQFNAAIGFRLDEHEQFGTQATYRLTGSYEFQNTNTLLRGSVGSGFKAPSLNELFDSSFDSNNPNLQPEESVGFDVGVEQEILPELISVGATYFYNDIDNAIVSVFVDPNFTSINVERVATNGVETFLRLDLLENLRGRLHYTYTDTEARHAASFGISDGSRLLRRPNHSLGADLDVAFFDRRMQTGLGFTYVGERADIDPITFSTVRADDYMLVHFRSSVRVLGNWEIFARVENLLDEDYEEILGFNSPGISAYGGVRVSF
- a CDS encoding 4'-phosphopantetheinyl transferase superfamily protein, producing the protein MFSSPFPNTFGFVVLAEHAERTAELQANKEPQASAVLNNSRQKEFLLGRDAASLALRQIGLVDVPHIARGDKAQPIWPQGVVGSITHSNHWAIAAVATTDRACTIGIDLEQLNRKPISQISKRICTASESAWLDTYSDTFTRTRMSISLFSAKESIYKALHPLCKCHIGFKDVELFWDDASQQFRATLLTSLSEDLKKHSTCDIGVLQNSDFVFTYIFVKSLPLLRHKH
- a CDS encoding O-antigen ligase family protein, with protein sequence MKLMFAFVVFGALWVPFATNNHWAFHTWRDIAQQFICFFFPMIAFLSYGRHLRTMALLIVFIAVYLSIYGMTHVGTGPGSFLKDENDLCLALVVFLPVPVFLLYSRRSYLFKAAMVVSILLILGGIVVTESRGGFVGLVAVAFYLFYRSRRKLTILCLVAIVAVSAYCFVPQSYWKEMSTIKDTGGGTAKARMDTWKLAVKAWSDPKNTLAGVGMGNARWVIGHYELAHARTEEGRSFAGRAMHSLYMELLLDLGVLGVILFASIVWVSFRGNSRNQLKLNNYFKRLNSVGYYLAKKYRDVGVVPGGKEEVRLEFEPSPNDLSMEIRKKLERSCGETMRYIAEAGEMLSALNAGWIGVLSAGAFISVLYYPPLWLLAALSATFHLYIARLSHSLEPFLDCVENSQLGNETA
- a CDS encoding FAD-binding oxidoreductase, with product MDSDVIIIGAGALGVSLAYHLAARKRKSLVLEREPSYAYHASGKNAGMIRQLYRHPQLTAWAHRSVAEWPDVVKSRIFNQAGSMIVGRVAPGHHEWLFETETLSQTSQGVSKLVPAVRTVSDGLIDPSLYVDALYKLTDREYARYLFNHSVKAIEKEKSVWSVVANDGRKFSAPWIVNAAGAWAHDFLFPQADNCVMARPYARHLFVVEGWERGYMPVPKVGYYWDEVSEWYLRRWDENSRLVSICDKTAVCPRLFCPTQGIAEKLSRKLIASLGSIADNLRLSRYWHCFRMYTADLLPIWGEDSLSPGLFWLAAFGGFGMSTSYAATEDAAKYICGQNVNISADFLPNRENLLADAHNAR
- a CDS encoding thioredoxin family protein: MKNIALTSLFLGVFFISLSVQRDRNAFAGEEVVTASLISDRESVQPGGKDSLPSARIGVLFEIAKGWHIYWFNSGDAGMPTRVRWKLPDGWTAGELKWPVPVDITEKGNLRTRGYFNSVLLQSNLYPVEEIPSEDELIEIGAEVSWLACKDICIPGSATLKTRLKFSSVLPLEPSSYFDLFEHGRTDTNVIVANASSVDRSIADSYSWTGLVRAIICAFVAGLLLNFMPCVLPIISIKVLGFIKQAHASRLQRQLSAWAFSAGILFSFLVLAIAVNILRGVGREIGWGFQFQEPVFVFILMLVVFVLSLGFFDIYTFRLPYMQEAHRFTSRLTPSLAQHFMDGILATALATPCTAPFLGTALAFAFVQSSLSTIIIFLSIGLGLSLPYVLCCAFPIALKFLPKPGPWMNRFRQLMGFSLLGTAIWLLFVLDRLTEDGTIWAVVLAALFYFCVWLTHWVHEASFSKVVKDVFITAIYVAFFFVFYNIWPNIGEKRMTSIARPVPVDKISWEVFSLERLEEAKASGAPVFINFTADWCITCKVNKRFFLETESVARELKNGKFVTLLADWTSGDKVITQALNSFGGKGVPYYVVIPGNSVDKPIILPTVFTEAAVVEVLKKVSSLQSLSSAGSNQG